The stretch of DNA ATCTGGATTTTTCTCTGCAAACTTATTATCTACAGCGATCACACAACATGGATGCCCACTCCAGAACTCCTCAGACCACACAACAACCTCAGCATCTCCGCTCATCTCTGCTGCAGTTGCATAAGGCTCCCACAAAACACCGGCATCTATTTTTCCTTCCCTGATCGCATCCAATTGCTTTCCAGGCGCCACGTCAGTGTATTGTATGGCCCCTGAATTGTCTCCTCTAGTGAAGACATATCCAGCAACTCCAACAATTACAACTGCAATGACTACCACCACAGCAAGAACTGCTCTCTTGTCCATATTTGTTCGATCCAATGTATAATATATACTTTTTTACTCTACTTGTGAAATATGTTTCCTAGTTGTATAAAATAACTGGATACATTTTACACATGTATAGTAATATTGGATATGTTTTGCATATTGTAAGGATTATGCTGTTTAATTTTAAACATTATGACGATATAAGAAAAGCTAATATCATTAATGTCTTTTCAACCACTGATTCACATGTTCTCAATCACTGTAGAAAGCAACACTCCGCTGACACCATTAGATAATGTAAATGATATCGCTATAGAATTTTTAACTCATATAGGATATCTTTCCAAAGGATACACACCCAGAAGTGATGCTGAGGACACCAGTAACAGTATTCCTTATGTTTTATTCATGGATTGTTTTATGAAGCATCCTCATAAAGCATGGACTGCTGATGAACTTGCATATGAATTAAAAACTACAAAAGCTACCGTATACCGGCATATAAACAAACTCAAATCTTTAGATCTTTTAGAAGAAGCATCCGCAGAGCAGTCCGATGGCAAGATTAAGAAAGGATATAAGATCAGATTTGGAGACCTGCGGAAAGCATGGAGCTTTGTAGAAGCCAATGTTCAGATGGCTATGCAGAATTACAGAAAAACTGTAGAGCACTTCTGCGATCTGATGGCGAACGACAATACTGATTAAAGTCGGTGTGTAAATTGGCTGAATATTGCAGAGAGATAGTTCAGAAAATATTAGATGGTGAAATAACTAATAAAGATCAACTGCAGAATTACAAGATTAAAATTAGTAAAAAATATAGTTTGCCTGGAGTTCCTAGAAATTCAGAAATATTATCTGAAGTTACTGATGAAGAACGCCCCCTTGTAGAAGCAATATTGATCAGAAAGCCTGTCAGAACACTGTCAGGGGTGGTTGCTGTTGCAGTGATGACATCCCCTGCCCCCTGTCCGCATGGAAAATGCATCTATTGTCCCGGAGGCGTGGAAAATAACTCTCCTCAATCATATACAGGTAAGGAACCGGCGGCCAGAAGAGGAGAATTCTACAATTTTGATCCATTTGATCAGGTAATTGGAAGAATGGAGCAGTTGGAAGTGATCGGCCATTCTACTGAAAAAATAGATCTTATCATCATGGGTGGAACATTCACATCCAGACCTCAGGAATACCAAGACTGGTTCATAAAACGCTGTTTTGATGCCATGAACGGTTTTGACTCAGACACTCTCATTGAGGCTCAGAATGCTAATGAAACTGCACCGCATCGCTGTATAGGTCTTACGATTGAAACGCGCCCGGATGCAATGAATTACTCAAACATCGAAAATGCAATGGCTTTGGGAATGACCCGCGTTGAAATGGGCGTCCAGATTCTCGATGATGAAATCCTGAGAGCGGTTA from Candidatus Methanomassiliicoccus intestinalis Issoire-Mx1 encodes:
- a CDS encoding winged helix-turn-helix domain-containing protein is translated as MSFQPLIHMFSITVESNTPLTPLDNVNDIAIEFLTHIGYLSKGYTPRSDAEDTSNSIPYVLFMDCFMKHPHKAWTADELAYELKTTKATVYRHINKLKSLDLLEEASAEQSDGKIKKGYKIRFGDLRKAWSFVEANVQMAMQNYRKTVEHFCDLMANDNTD